A region of Subdoligranulum variabile DNA encodes the following proteins:
- a CDS encoding TnpV protein, translated as MNINMQLLENMTEQERFDWFEDIPEEELLAQLDAMAEPERLALLEKIPEEIRCNMGFLSDQEIAFQEARTRYNTSWPAAADFGGFSGKYGQQYKDWLEAYCPEEFWELVCKGELAALCQEKNVEVGDFVEDTVKALLANNPAPDQNTQPLEHVGHMNALKAQAEELAEPLMFGGHQKGELGVPRMARPVATRGRAKNRFFDGTQEDWEALDRDADSASDHEFALIEDGEASPF; from the coding sequence ATGAACATCAACATGCAGTTACTGGAGAACATGACCGAGCAGGAGCGGTTCGACTGGTTTGAGGACATCCCGGAGGAGGAACTGTTGGCGCAGCTTGATGCTATGGCGGAGCCGGAACGCCTGGCTTTGCTCGAAAAAATCCCGGAAGAAATCCGCTGCAACATGGGCTTCCTTTCCGATCAGGAGATCGCCTTCCAGGAAGCACGCACCCGTTATAACACAAGCTGGCCCGCGGCTGCTGATTTTGGCGGCTTCAGCGGAAAATACGGGCAGCAGTATAAAGATTGGTTGGAAGCCTACTGCCCGGAGGAATTTTGGGAGCTGGTCTGCAAGGGCGAATTGGCGGCCCTCTGCCAAGAGAAAAACGTGGAAGTCGGAGACTTCGTTGAGGACACTGTAAAGGCTTTGCTTGCCAACAACCCCGCCCCGGACCAGAACACCCAGCCTTTGGAGCATGTTGGTCACATGAACGCCTTGAAGGCTCAGGCAGAGGAACTGGCCGAACCGCTGATGTTTGGCGGTCACCAGAAAGGCGAACTGGGTGTTCCCAGAATGGCCCGGCCAGTCGCAACCCGTGGGCGGGCCAAAAACAGATTTTTCGATGGCACACAGGAGGATTGGGAAGCGCTGGACCGTGATGCAGACAGCGCTTCTGACCACGAGTTCGCTTTGATCGAGGATGGTGAAGCATCGCCCTTCTAA
- the mobL gene encoding relaxase MobL, whose product MKVKAILNSGYFANTRHATNYIAYIDRQSPIFDQNGTEKKVLSAQVEVEAPGNSTVWRHVYSLNASDCERLGVDRNYMKNLIALKADELAKAYNISPNNLRMVCSWHNKDFHPHLHFLVWSTDSREAFIPHREKETDKSAALNAATRKVKSSFTNEIFRGDLEYLKEEKSKRRDKLNEQLRKLVSSEYLVDREITDALKDLGKDLRETPGKHTYKFLPPQLKAEVDSVLEKIMQRDPILRSMYEEYLDSQKELALTYASYEETLDKKFAEIENSFFHPYCDFEERRAGRAEVTRHNIIIHAAERYVRPTVQRKTASHVPQKKSTPAMTSAGNAAALSQTGKPPNAPTVQEKTASHSEPENATPDEKVDGSDYQEKSPTYAVQNMLFRLAKTLNRDQQQTQRMNRAAHVANGLTGEKQNVRKLKTGLSDERNLSTIDL is encoded by the coding sequence GTGAAAGTCAAAGCAATACTCAACTCCGGCTATTTTGCCAATACCCGCCATGCCACAAACTACATTGCGTATATCGACCGGCAAAGCCCCATCTTCGACCAGAACGGTACAGAAAAAAAGGTGCTGTCCGCGCAGGTGGAAGTGGAAGCCCCTGGCAACAGCACTGTATGGCGTCATGTGTACTCGCTGAACGCCAGCGATTGTGAGCGGCTGGGGGTAGACCGCAATTACATGAAAAATCTGATCGCGCTGAAAGCCGATGAACTGGCGAAAGCATATAACATTTCCCCCAACAATCTGCGGATGGTATGCTCCTGGCATAACAAAGACTTTCACCCTCATCTGCATTTTTTGGTCTGGTCCACTGACAGCCGGGAAGCGTTCATACCTCATCGAGAGAAAGAGACTGACAAAAGCGCGGCGCTCAATGCTGCCACGCGTAAAGTAAAAAGCAGTTTCACCAATGAAATCTTTCGCGGCGATCTGGAATATCTGAAGGAAGAAAAAAGCAAGCGCCGCGACAAACTCAATGAGCAGCTGCGCAAACTGGTGTCCAGCGAGTATCTGGTGGACCGTGAAATCACCGATGCCCTAAAGGATTTGGGGAAAGACCTGCGGGAAACGCCAGGCAAACACACTTACAAATTCTTGCCGCCGCAACTCAAAGCCGAAGTGGATAGCGTATTGGAAAAAATCATGCAGCGGGACCCGATCTTGCGGTCCATGTATGAAGAATACCTGGACAGTCAAAAAGAACTGGCCCTGACATACGCCTCCTACGAAGAAACACTGGACAAAAAGTTTGCAGAGATCGAAAACAGCTTCTTTCACCCATATTGCGATTTTGAAGAACGCCGCGCTGGCCGCGCCGAGGTGACCAGGCACAATATCATCATCCATGCCGCCGAGCGGTATGTGCGGCCAACAGTACAGAGAAAAACAGCCTCGCACGTTCCTCAGAAAAAGTCAACACCGGCCATGACTTCGGCGGGAAATGCTGCTGCTCTCTCTCAGACCGGCAAACCACCAAACGCGCCAACAGTACAGGAAAAAACAGCTTCGCACAGTGAGCCGGAAAACGCAACCCCGGATGAAAAGGTGGATGGTTCCGATTATCAGGAAAAAAGCCCCACTTATGCAGTGCAGAACATGCTGTTTCGCCTGGCCAAAACACTGAACAGAGATCAGCAGCAGACACAAAGAATGAACCGGGCCGCCCACGTCGCCAACGGTCTGACCGGCGAAAAGCAAAATGTGAGGAAGTTGAAAACCGGGCTTTCCGATGAACGCAACCTATCTACCATTGATCTGTAA
- a CDS encoding M23 family metallopeptidase codes for MPAKIAILIAQKLADERTRKIIITIVAVVLSIIFLLVAGLQAIIALFTITLSTFLTEDTSLVGQTAALMDEARDAYVDEQMAEYRQRTDRNGNEYRNVILQWENGFSNNDKEVLTIVSCYYEQDWETDMSPLACWVALKSVSFSTRERGPYSCGGCMSRKVCDGHPDGNGGTYHHSDDSADCDNSHTESYCPGDHYDLYVTARLPGCENWSGESGATEQTVAQWEELCSPSYTGESEVMEQYLQELQAATLNDDWEGWSEVNIEWTKVLYQTDWEDLYGVTVTQVGITNTDSFTPSEDYTGGITGSGNGTFIIPLASYSYISCHFGEPDGWTGAPHGGMDFAAGYGTPIYAAADGVVVKAGYHNSWGNYVKIYHGVVDGNQIYTLYAHCSSLGVSAGQTVTQGQTIAAVGSTGDSTGNHLHFEVYVNNTRVAPENWL; via the coding sequence ATGCCTGCCAAGATTGCGATTCTCATCGCGCAGAAACTGGCCGATGAGAGGACCCGCAAAATCATCATCACCATCGTGGCGGTGGTGCTTTCGATCATCTTTCTGCTGGTCGCCGGTCTGCAGGCGATCATTGCGCTGTTCACGATAACCCTCTCCACGTTTCTCACCGAGGACACATCCCTGGTCGGCCAGACCGCAGCGCTTATGGACGAAGCCAGGGATGCCTATGTGGATGAGCAAATGGCCGAGTACCGGCAGCGGACTGACCGTAACGGTAATGAATACCGTAACGTCATCCTGCAATGGGAAAACGGTTTTTCCAATAACGACAAGGAAGTTCTGACCATTGTTTCCTGCTATTATGAGCAGGATTGGGAAACGGATATGTCCCCGCTGGCCTGTTGGGTCGCATTGAAAAGTGTTTCCTTCTCCACCAGGGAGCGCGGGCCATATTCCTGCGGTGGCTGCATGAGCCGGAAGGTGTGCGACGGTCACCCCGATGGTAACGGGGGAACCTATCACCACAGCGATGACAGCGCCGATTGCGATAACTCCCACACAGAAAGCTACTGCCCCGGAGATCACTACGACTTGTATGTGACGGCTCGTTTGCCTGGCTGCGAGAACTGGAGCGGAGAAAGCGGTGCCACTGAACAGACCGTTGCTCAATGGGAAGAACTGTGCAGCCCCTCTTACACCGGCGAAAGCGAAGTCATGGAACAGTACCTGCAGGAGCTGCAGGCGGCGACGCTGAATGACGATTGGGAAGGTTGGTCCGAAGTCAATATCGAATGGACCAAAGTGTTGTATCAGACCGACTGGGAGGACCTGTATGGTGTCACCGTCACCCAGGTCGGCATTACCAACACAGACAGCTTTACCCCGTCTGAAGATTACACCGGCGGGATCACCGGCAGCGGCAACGGAACTTTCATTATACCGCTGGCCAGCTACAGCTACATATCCTGTCACTTCGGAGAGCCGGATGGCTGGACAGGCGCACCGCACGGGGGAATGGACTTTGCCGCCGGTTACGGAACGCCGATCTATGCCGCCGCTGATGGCGTGGTCGTGAAAGCCGGTTATCATAACAGCTGGGGCAACTACGTCAAGATCTACCATGGCGTTGTGGACGGCAATCAAATCTACACTCTCTACGCGCACTGCTCCTCCCTGGGCGTTTCTGCCGGTCAGACCGTGACCCAGGGTCAGACAATCGCAGCGGTGGGCAGCACCGGCGACAGCACCGGCAACCACCTGCACTTTGAGGTGTATGTCAACAATACTCGCGTTGCGCCTGAGAACTGGCTGTAA
- a CDS encoding VirB4 family type IV secretion system protein — MRSRLPIQDLIQFRFTDGGIYGGRDGKELFRFYRYYPPNTDVMTDEEIAQEIEQLCRLFDSLRCPFTMFGTDKIEDMSALKEYYRSLPRRYDHILADVVNEIESTETKSSAVQRAYYFIYKAQSEEDDIYTLIVGKGYKIDRVKNDEMAVLLRNYLVREFINVDIYTIAEEVKNYPNMAKAKPAIYNKEIQRRLCPNRIDFTRDHAEQSGLMRRTLMIKNFPAQIPPRALYTVASMRGTSFTMRMTPLQKDNARKLIDEQIRNKAVIGGKSQATEQMDAAQETMDIKNFYAEVTRNQNTIYSVNVYIEIYGKTLEDLANLEQQVKIELAGVGITYDQLNYEQRNGFSSVQPLGSDHFILCSNNLPSKTVAALYPFSYSSLIHPHGMPLGRTDRGGPVYADIFQRDDQITNGVFFISGSAGQGKSYLQKKILTFMVTRGVHCYVMDPENEYSDVTRGLGGVVIDCASGNHKINIFEVRRIKLEDDVEEGAELPEISNESPMFLQHLSWLKDEFRIMMPEMPDSTLRALMILVQGMYASVGIDQHTDFDRLQHQDYPTFSTLYDFVQKQLGKNSYPMLTKEMISEVLLYINDPTYGELSNIFNGTTTIDVKNNPLICFSMGALLEGSEQRLQAVENNLNTYIWSIVLLREFQVLLSFDELYMYLEQPLMAKYISYFARRSRKYNACIGVATQQLQDCLDESVRRYSSPIINMSSFKFLFYSGQVDLQDMKEALKLTDGEAACISVSNKRHCLLKAGNGKYYMEVGTLPFEAELFGDKGGI, encoded by the coding sequence ATGCGTTCCCGGTTGCCTATCCAGGATTTGATTCAGTTCCGCTTTACCGACGGCGGCATCTATGGCGGCAGGGACGGCAAGGAACTGTTCCGTTTCTATCGCTATTACCCGCCGAACACCGACGTGATGACCGATGAAGAAATCGCGCAAGAAATCGAACAGCTGTGCCGGTTGTTCGATTCCCTGCGCTGCCCCTTCACCATGTTCGGTACAGATAAAATCGAGGACATGAGCGCCCTCAAGGAATACTACCGCAGCTTGCCACGCCGCTATGACCACATTCTGGCAGACGTAGTCAACGAGATCGAAAGCACCGAAACAAAATCCAGTGCCGTGCAGCGGGCGTATTATTTTATCTACAAAGCGCAGTCTGAGGAGGATGATATCTACACCCTGATCGTCGGCAAAGGATATAAAATTGACCGCGTAAAAAACGACGAAATGGCCGTTCTTCTGCGCAATTACCTGGTCCGTGAGTTCATCAATGTGGATATCTACACCATTGCCGAAGAAGTGAAAAACTACCCCAACATGGCAAAGGCCAAACCGGCGATCTACAACAAGGAAATTCAGCGCCGTCTTTGCCCCAACCGCATTGACTTCACCCGTGACCATGCCGAGCAATCCGGCCTGATGCGCCGAACCCTTATGATAAAGAACTTCCCGGCTCAGATTCCGCCGCGTGCCTTGTACACGGTAGCCAGCATGCGGGGCACTTCTTTCACCATGCGAATGACCCCGCTCCAGAAAGACAATGCGCGAAAGCTGATTGACGAGCAGATTCGTAATAAGGCCGTTATCGGCGGCAAAAGCCAGGCCACGGAACAAATGGACGCAGCCCAGGAGACTATGGACATCAAAAACTTCTATGCCGAAGTCACCCGTAACCAGAATACCATTTACAGCGTCAACGTGTATATCGAGATTTACGGCAAGACGCTGGAGGACCTGGCTAATCTGGAGCAGCAGGTAAAGATTGAGCTTGCAGGCGTCGGCATTACCTATGACCAGCTGAACTATGAACAGCGCAATGGTTTTTCCTCCGTGCAACCGCTGGGCAGCGACCACTTTATCCTGTGTTCCAACAATCTGCCCAGTAAAACCGTGGCAGCCCTGTATCCCTTCAGTTACTCCAGCCTGATTCATCCCCATGGCATGCCCCTTGGCCGTACCGACCGAGGCGGCCCGGTGTATGCCGACATCTTCCAGCGGGATGACCAAATCACCAACGGTGTGTTCTTCATTTCTGGCTCCGCTGGACAGGGCAAGAGTTATCTTCAGAAGAAAATTCTGACATTCATGGTGACACGCGGGGTTCACTGCTACGTCATGGACCCCGAGAATGAATACAGCGATGTCACACGCGGCCTGGGCGGTGTCGTGATCGACTGCGCTTCCGGCAACCACAAAATCAACATCTTCGAGGTGCGCAGAATTAAATTGGAGGATGATGTAGAGGAAGGAGCCGAGCTGCCGGAGATTTCCAATGAATCGCCCATGTTTTTGCAGCATCTTTCCTGGCTCAAAGATGAGTTCCGCATTATGATGCCGGAGATGCCGGACAGCACTCTCCGTGCGCTGATGATTCTGGTCCAGGGAATGTATGCATCGGTGGGCATCGATCAGCACACCGACTTTGACCGGCTGCAGCACCAGGACTACCCCACCTTCAGCACGCTGTATGATTTCGTGCAAAAGCAGTTGGGCAAAAACAGCTACCCCATGCTCACCAAAGAAATGATTTCTGAGGTTCTGTTGTATATCAACGACCCGACCTACGGTGAACTGTCCAACATCTTCAACGGTACGACCACCATCGACGTAAAGAACAATCCGCTGATCTGCTTCTCTATGGGCGCTCTGCTGGAGGGCAGCGAACAGCGCCTCCAGGCCGTGGAGAACAACCTGAACACCTACATCTGGTCCATCGTGCTGCTCCGAGAGTTCCAGGTGCTTCTCAGCTTCGACGAGTTGTACATGTACCTTGAGCAGCCGCTGATGGCCAAATATATCAGCTATTTTGCCCGTCGCAGCAGAAAGTATAACGCCTGTATCGGTGTGGCGACGCAGCAGCTCCAGGACTGCCTGGATGAATCGGTGCGACGGTACAGCTCCCCGATCATCAACATGTCCTCTTTCAAATTCCTGTTTTACAGCGGACAGGTTGATCTCCAGGATATGAAAGAGGCATTGAAGCTGACGGATGGCGAAGCCGCTTGCATCAGTGTTTCCAACAAGCGTCACTGCCTGCTGAAAGCAGGTAACGGAAAATACTACATGGAAGTGGGGACGCTCCCCTTTGAAGCCGAGTTGTTTGGTGACAAAGGGGGCATCTGA
- a CDS encoding conjugal transfer protein TrbL family protein: MEVIGKFILNLIADGIATLIHDIFVALLTVIMDFVSKMIVSLWDDSIISAIVSCSSWIAMGVFAIGCILMLYDILEARSEEKTVYMSSVTKNFVSGLAFALFGPKLVHVMTKAILSLIQLLKLSDSVTNFEGTEYANSLTNLWLSPDLVVGSSLLESVICFFIVVIGSGVFIYKITLRFVQFITLIAMVPLYETSVLRGDQTAFSGWFRQAMAVGLTFFFEYFFYALAITLLMSTGIANTFLGMGCLLGMGGVSRTLDKYGLSSAGPHINPTGVAYFAGAVKGLLK, encoded by the coding sequence ATGGAAGTAATCGGAAAATTTATCCTAAACCTCATAGCAGACGGCATCGCCACTTTGATACACGACATTTTTGTTGCACTTTTGACAGTCATTATGGATTTTGTCAGCAAAATGATCGTGTCTCTTTGGGATGATTCGATTATCAGCGCTATCGTGTCCTGCTCCAGTTGGATAGCCATGGGAGTATTTGCTATCGGCTGTATCCTGATGCTCTATGACATTTTAGAGGCACGCTCAGAAGAAAAAACCGTCTACATGTCCTCAGTCACAAAGAACTTCGTCTCAGGGCTGGCCTTTGCTCTTTTCGGTCCCAAGCTGGTGCATGTGATGACAAAAGCCATATTAAGTTTGATTCAGCTTCTGAAATTGAGCGATTCAGTTACAAATTTCGAGGGAACAGAGTATGCAAACTCGTTGACCAACTTGTGGTTGTCTCCTGATCTTGTTGTCGGCAGCAGCCTCCTGGAATCTGTGATCTGCTTCTTTATTGTCGTAATTGGCAGCGGAGTTTTTATCTATAAAATCACGTTGCGCTTTGTACAATTCATCACTTTAATTGCCATGGTTCCGCTATACGAAACCAGTGTCTTGCGAGGCGATCAAACAGCCTTCTCAGGCTGGTTTCGCCAGGCTATGGCCGTGGGCTTGACTTTTTTCTTTGAGTACTTTTTTTATGCCCTGGCTATCACCTTACTGATGAGTACCGGCATCGCCAATACGTTTTTGGGGATGGGCTGCCTGCTCGGTATGGGTGGTGTGAGCCGCACGCTGGACAAATATGGTTTATCCAGCGCTGGGCCGCATATCAACCCAACGGGCGTCGCATATTTCGCAGGGGCTGTCAAAGGACTATTAAAGTAG
- a CDS encoding DUF3991 and TOPRIM domain-containing protein yields MSSDLRTAIIENITIADFLRSEGYEVIPRGRKLTVKGHDSLVITPDKNVFTWNSRGFGGSVIDLYMGLHSCDARTAMTELRKQLPEYEKERPKPNRPHPAKPPAPKDKESVPLILPTEDKNKWRRVYAYLISTRKITPTIVKWLVQEKTIYPDERGNLCYLGRDGKGGINYCARKGTLTPRDGQKGYRNVVEGSDYQKRCVMNHSPSHTKLVVTEAAVDAWSFASMLEIHGLDHKAYTYLSLETTYEGPLGIFLDENPQIRTIYLAQDADEGGLKSRTNCRKLLEEKGFTGRVIDKLPNANAPGAKDWNDALILKRAEMEREPVEQAPTHTDEPTVQPSIGLELTP; encoded by the coding sequence ATGTCCAGCGATTTAAGGACGGCAATCATTGAAAATATAACCATTGCCGATTTTCTGCGCTCTGAGGGTTATGAAGTAATACCACGAGGGCGAAAGCTCACCGTGAAAGGGCATGATAGCCTGGTCATAACACCAGACAAAAATGTATTCACCTGGAACAGTCGCGGTTTTGGCGGTTCTGTGATCGACCTCTACATGGGGTTGCACAGCTGCGATGCCCGCACGGCCATGACAGAGCTGCGGAAGCAGCTGCCGGAGTACGAAAAAGAACGACCGAAGCCAAACCGGCCACACCCAGCAAAGCCTCCTGCACCAAAAGACAAAGAATCGGTCCCCCTAATTCTTCCCACCGAGGACAAAAACAAATGGCGACGGGTTTACGCCTACTTAATCAGTACAAGAAAAATCACGCCGACCATTGTGAAGTGGTTGGTGCAGGAAAAAACCATTTATCCCGACGAACGAGGCAATCTTTGTTATCTCGGACGAGATGGCAAAGGAGGAATCAATTACTGTGCAAGAAAAGGCACCTTGACGCCCCGCGACGGCCAAAAGGGATACCGCAACGTGGTCGAAGGGAGCGACTATCAAAAGCGCTGTGTGATGAACCATAGCCCCAGTCACACCAAATTGGTGGTCACCGAAGCGGCGGTGGACGCATGGAGCTTCGCTTCGATGCTGGAGATCCACGGCCTCGACCACAAGGCATATACTTACCTTTCCCTGGAAACAACCTACGAGGGGCCGTTGGGAATTTTTCTTGACGAAAATCCCCAAATCAGAACAATCTATCTCGCCCAGGATGCAGACGAAGGCGGCCTAAAGAGCCGGACAAACTGCCGCAAGCTCTTAGAAGAAAAGGGGTTTACTGGCAGAGTGATTGACAAGCTGCCCAACGCCAACGCCCCCGGCGCGAAAGACTGGAACGACGCGCTGATTCTGAAACGCGCAGAAATGGAAAGAGAGCCTGTCGAACAAGCGCCGACCCACACCGATGAACCGACGGTGCAACCGTCGATTGGTTTAGAGCTTACACCATAA
- a CDS encoding BlaI/MecI/CopY family transcriptional regulator: MEQLSKSEKQIMNSFWNSTSPLTANDLLSVCIGRTWKTRSVFPLVKKLLEKGFLSEVGFVRCGKTYARTFRPAISRVEYWAEVIRQENLTRAQVSELKRLLSVHHKAS, from the coding sequence TTGGAACAATTATCAAAGAGCGAAAAGCAAATCATGAACTCTTTCTGGAATAGCACTTCTCCGCTGACCGCAAATGATCTGCTTTCCGTATGTATCGGTCGCACTTGGAAAACGCGGTCTGTATTCCCTCTTGTAAAGAAACTTCTTGAAAAAGGTTTTTTATCTGAGGTTGGCTTTGTGCGCTGCGGAAAGACTTATGCCCGAACCTTTAGACCTGCAATTTCACGAGTTGAATATTGGGCAGAAGTTATACGGCAAGAGAATTTAACAAGAGCCCAAGTTTCAGAATTGAAACGGCTTCTCAGTGTGCACCATAAAGCATCATAA
- a CDS encoding Ig-like domain-containing protein, with product MKNQIKLFCIALAGAFMLAACGGPKLIGVTLPETPLVLATGETATAETSYTYDGETPENAQPEVVYTSGDATIATVDENGVITGVAEGETTITATVGELSASRTVSVIIPVERLEAESMALHLADGPASLTYTVVPENFTGELTFASANNAIVTVDANGQITPVAAGDTNVTVTAPNGMTATAQIRVWDGPKELNLAPAKTEVTKGSGTQIGVTDEQGNNVEAESLTWASSDETVAQVSGGWVDVTGTGAVTITASTEYGVSTSVELTGVAPAARPAASAGAASGAAAGSASSGGSGAGGSSAPAAGAGHGYWTVYGDGGALDLINGIRASAGLGALTWDDGLGDIAAARCRQLMDDFSHNGMTAPEICAMGAPDASSVVSSWQASSAHYAQMVYEGYTRCAVAHCYDGDGCHYWCATFG from the coding sequence ATGAAAAATCAAATCAAATTGTTCTGTATTGCCCTCGCCGGTGCTTTCATGCTTGCGGCCTGCGGCGGGCCGAAGCTAATTGGCGTGACGCTGCCGGAAACGCCGCTGGTGCTGGCCACCGGCGAAACGGCTACGGCAGAAACCTCGTATACCTATGACGGCGAAACGCCAGAGAACGCCCAGCCGGAAGTGGTCTATACCAGCGGCGATGCGACTATCGCCACGGTGGACGAGAACGGTGTTATCACTGGCGTGGCTGAGGGCGAAACCACCATCACGGCCACCGTGGGCGAACTGAGCGCCAGCCGCACGGTATCGGTCATCATCCCGGTGGAACGTCTGGAGGCCGAATCCATGGCGCTGCACCTTGCCGACGGCCCCGCCTCACTCACCTACACCGTGGTGCCGGAGAACTTCACCGGCGAGCTGACCTTTGCCAGCGCCAACAACGCCATTGTCACCGTGGATGCCAATGGGCAGATCACGCCGGTAGCCGCAGGAGATACCAACGTAACCGTTACGGCCCCCAACGGCATGACGGCCACCGCCCAGATTCGCGTCTGGGACGGGCCGAAAGAACTGAATCTGGCTCCGGCAAAGACCGAAGTGACAAAGGGAAGCGGCACGCAGATCGGCGTCACCGATGAACAGGGCAACAATGTGGAAGCCGAAAGCCTGACCTGGGCCTCCAGCGACGAAACCGTTGCCCAGGTATCGGGTGGCTGGGTAGACGTGACCGGCACCGGCGCGGTGACGATCACGGCCAGCACCGAATATGGCGTTTCTACTTCCGTAGAGCTGACCGGCGTCGCACCCGCTGCGCGACCGGCAGCCAGCGCAGGGGCCGCCTCTGGTGCTGCCGCTGGCTCTGCCAGTTCCGGCGGCTCTGGAGCCGGTGGCAGTTCTGCTCCCGCAGCCGGTGCCGGACATGGCTATTGGACCGTGTACGGTGACGGCGGTGCGCTGGATTTGATCAACGGCATTCGCGCCTCTGCAGGTTTGGGCGCACTGACCTGGGACGATGGCCTGGGCGACATTGCTGCCGCCCGCTGCCGCCAGCTGATGGACGATTTCAGCCACAACGGAATGACTGCCCCGGAGATTTGCGCCATGGGTGCGCCCGATGCTTCCTCTGTAGTCTCCTCCTGGCAGGCAAGCAGCGCCCACTATGCACAAATGGTCTATGAGGGCTACACCCGTTGCGCAGTCGCTCACTGCTATGATGGCGATGGCTGTCATTATTGGTGCGCCACGTTTGGTTGA